The Vibrio syngnathi DNA window GATGGTTTCGGCGTTTTCAGCCGTCAGCGTTTTGGCTGGAGCAAGGATAGGGCACTTGTTCAGTTGGACCAATTTGATTGGCACGGGGAGCTCGTCTTCACCCAGTTCACTGCGTTTGGTGTAAAGCCTTTCTCTGAGTTCATCAGCGTCCAGTTCTAACAGTGGGCTTGGATCTTTGGCTAAATCAATCACGATAACCGCATTTTGATTGGTTGGGTGCCAAGCCATAGGCACTACCCAGCTTGTATAGTTGCAGTCACGGCCAAACATGCCCGAAACGTGCATTAATGGCGTCATGTTTACAATATCAACCAGGTCATTCAGCTTGCGCTTATGACGCATATTGTAAAGGTAATCGAACATCTTAGGTTGTGCTGCTTTCAGCTTCTTCGCTAACTCGATGGTCGCAATAACATCGGCCATCGCATCGTGCGCGTTCTCATGTTCGATGCCGTTTGCCACAGATAGGTGTTCCAGTTTGAAGCTTGGATAACCTTCTTCGTTCTCTGGCCAAACAATGCCTTCAGGGCGCAGTGCGTGAACAGCGCGCATTACATCGAGTAGATCCCAACGAGAGTTACCGTTCTGCCAGCTCCACGCATATGGGTCGATGAAATTTCGGTAGCAGGTGTAACGCGTTACTTCGTCATCGAATCGAATACTGTTGTAGCCAAGGCTTGTGGTGTTTGGTTTAGCTAACTCAGCATGGATCTTAGCGATAAATTCTGGCTCAGGAAGACCTTGAGAAGCTGCTTTTTGTGGTGTGATACGGGTGATCAGTGCCGCTTCAGGCGCAGGGAGGTAATCAGCAGGAGGTTGGCAGTAGATAACCAAAGGCTCTCCGATAACATTGAAATCTTGGTCGGTACGAACACCTGCGAATTGACTCGGACGATCTTTCGCTGGGCTCACGCCCCATGTTTCGTAATCGAAAAAGAAGTAGGTTGGCTGATTATCTGAACTCATTGAATTTCCTGAACAGTAAGCGGACGACGTTTACTGTGGCTGAAGGTTAGTTTTGTTCAGTATCTGATAGTATGCGGTGCACGTGCAACCCAGATCACAAATAAATTGTCGGAAAACGGTGCTTTACTATTCAATCGAGTCGTTGGGGATGCCTTTGAATCCAGTTGAGGCGGTTTGTTAGTTAATACAATCTGTCTAGCGTCCGTTTAATCTGATGGAGGTGAGAGTATCAACTGGACTTTCTGTTTGATGGTTAACTCTCGGTTCCTCAAATCTTTGAATATAACCTTCCATTCTTGAAAGGTAACCACTATCGGGTTAAAACTGTTTACTGGCTTAGTGACACCGTAACGTACAGTTTCAACTTCAGGTTCGAACGTACTAAACAACTTATCCCAAATGATCAAAACGCCGGCGTAGTTCTTATCGATGTATTTCGGGTTTTTGCCGTGATGTACTCGATGATGCGAAGGGGTGTTAAAGATGTATTCAAGTGGTCCCAAGCTTCGTATCCATTGTGTATGGACAAAGAACTGCAAACCTAGATTCAGAAGCACCACAAAGATGACCCATTTAGGGTCAAAACCTATGATGACCAACGGTACCCAGAATAGCCACATGCCTGCGAATGGGTACATTAAGCTTTGACGGAAAGCCGTACTGAAGTTCATCTGTTCTGAGCTGTGGTGCGCGACGTGTGCTGCCCACATCCAGCGAACACGATGGCTTGCTCTATGGAACCAGTAATAGCAAAAGTCTTGCAACACCATCAACACAATGAAACTCAGCACGCCCATTTCAATGTCTATTAAACGCCAACCAAACATCCAGAGATACAACTGAACGACCAATAACCCGGTGAGCAAATCGGAGAGTTGATGCATTCCCGCAAGCGTGAAGTTACACATCACTTCTGAAAGTCTATAGCTGGAGTTATCTGGCAGTCGACCTTGCTTCTGACCGATAAAATACTCAGCCAACATGCACACCACGAATAAGGGCGCTAATACCAACAGTAGCCATTCTGGGTGATTGATTAATGCGTCGATATTCATGTTTTATCCTTGTTGAGACGCCATACGCGTTCTTAGTATAAAGTTTGTTTAGACTTGAGCGTTGGAGATTCAGTTAGCAGAATTTCGCTACCAGCGGGCAAAGTGATCTTCTGTTAGGCCAAGAACACCATCGAGTCGATGTGTCACTCCATTATTGTCTTCAATCGAGCCAGAAAAGTGCCCAATGAACTGACGAAAATTACTCTTTAACAGCCATAAATTGAGCTTTTCGCTGCGGTTATTAAGGGGCGTAAAGGTGAGGTTAATGCGTCCATCTTGTGATGAGATCTGCCAAGGTAAACTCGTGTCTTGGCGACTAAACGTAAACTGTACCGGGTTAAGCAAGTGTCTGGTTCCATTGACCCATAATACGTTTTCGCAGCCTCCAGTTTCATTCACGCCCGCTGCTAAGTTCAGGCCAATATCTGTGCCATTGGATTGCGTGTTGATACTTGCCCAGCGCCAACTGGTTTCACGCCTCATGTAACCTGATGAAAAGTCATAACCTGCACGAGCTTGCGTGAGGTTCAATGATGTTCCCTTGATTTGGATGTCGCCGCTGATACGCAAAGCATTGTGCTTTTGGGTGTAAGTCCAACCTGAATACCCCGTTGGGCTGCACATCGCCATTGGCAAGCTGTCGGTTTCAGGCTCTAAAGCGATATCGGCCTTAATGAGTTTGGTATTCAAGCGAACTCGCCATTGTCCGGTTTCGATATCGAAAGTAATGCTTTGGCCTGCAATACTTGTCTTTCCTTCAAATGGTGAAGGCGTTACTTGTTTATCAAACCCCAGTGGTCGTAACCATGCACACTCTTCTAGTTTGTTACTCTCGATATCGTACAGATAGCAAAATGCCGAGCCTAAGTAGCGAATATCTGCGATAGCGGCACCAATAATGTGTGTGTCGGTGACGATGCTGACAAACTGGAATTGCTTGTAGTGGAAGTGCTTCTGCCAAGAGTTTGCTTTTGAATCCATCGAGTTTCGATAGTCAAAGTTCTCGATGTTCAGTTGTTTTGGGATGCCATCGAAATGTCCAATGGCCGGCTGACCATTAGAATCAATCAAACTGTACGGGGCAGGGTTCGTTTTTATCATTGCGACGATTCACATAAATTTAACAATTAAAGCCATTGTGCGATGACCAGCGTAGAATTGGGAGGTCATATTCGGACAAGAGCGCGTTGCCAATCACGATTTTATAACCATAGATTGTTTATGCTGCTTGGTGAATGTTGAGCGCTGAGTAGTGAATGCTTAGTAACGAATTTTGAGTTTTGAGTTTATAGCCGAGTGACAACTACGTTGGTAAAGGAGATACGATTGGATATTATCGCGGAGTATAAGCCGACCGGACATAGGCATCAGTTGGGTACATTAGATATCGTGCTGCTGTTGAAAACGCTAGAGCAGCGAGGTCTCGATATTGAAAGGCTACTCAATGATGTGGGTCTGTCCAACATGGATTGGCGAGATCCGCATGGAAAGCTGACTTACGCTGATAAGCTTACGTTATTTAGCGCGGCTAATCAGAGTTTTCCTCACGATGGTCTAGGGCTTTGGTTAGGAGAGCATGCTAGCTTGAGCCACTTTGGTGTGTTGGGTTATGCGCTATCGACCAGCCAGAATGTTGGAGAGGCCATCAAGTCGGGCTTCAAGTATTTGCGCCTGAATGGGCCTATATTCTCGGTTAAATTGTTTCTAGATTCCGAGCAAGCAGTGATTCAGATTGAGAACACTTTAGAAGTCGGCGATCTCCTTCCTTTCTGCAGTGAGTACTTCTTAAGTTCAATTGTCTCTTTGTTCAAAGAACTGACTGGTCATGAGTTGGATATATACACTTTGGTTTTGCCTTACGCTCGTCCCAATTACACCAAGCTTTATGACAACCGCTTCCAGTGCCCGGTGATTTTTGAGCAAAACTATTGTGAACTGCGTTTTGATGTCTCGGTTTTATCACAAACCTTATTTTCTCATGATGCCGCGACACTGAAGCGCTATCTCGCGTCTTGCCAGTCGATAGTGGAAACGCTGGACTCTGAGCATCTGCTGACTAACCAGATCAAAACGATTTTTTATCAAACCGCAGGCCGTTTCCCAAATATTGAACAGTTAGCCGAAGAGTTCGGTTGCAGTTCTCGTACCCTAAGACGAGAACTGGCAACCCATGATTCCAGTTATCAAGCATTACTGACTGAAGTTCGAGTGGAACTAGCCAAAGAACTGCTACTCGGCACAACCATGAGCATTGATGATATTGGTGACAGGCTCGGTTATAGCGACCCTGCAAACTTCAGAAGGGCGTTTAAAGGTTGGCTCAATAAAACGCCCGCGCAGTTTCGTGGCAGCTTGAGTACTTCTGGGTAATTGGCTCGATGTACGTATAACGGTATTTCGTGGAAAAGTGGAGGTTGTGAGCAACAAGAAGTGAATATGGACGCAGCTTAGAGCTTTCAGTACAAATTTTGCGATTGTTCTGTAATTTGTTCTTGTTCAGTAAACAGAAACCTTAAAAACAGGTATGATGGTGCCGTTTTTAATCCTGAACTGGGAAAGTCATGGCAAAGTTAACACTCCAAGAGCAGATGCTTAAAGCTGGCTTGGTAAATGAGAAAAAATTAAAGAAGGCGAAGAAAGGCTCTAAAAAGTCTCGCGTTCAGTCTCGTGAAGCAAAAGCGGCAGCAGAAGAAACTAAACTGGCGCAGCAAGCGAAAGACAAAGAGCTAAACCAACAGTTGAAAGAACAGCAGTTGAGCAAAGAAATTAAAGCTCAAGTGAAGCAACTGATTGAGATGAACAAGATCGAGCAGAAAAACGGTGAAATCAAATACAACTTCACCGACGGTACGCTAGTTAAATACCTTTACGTAGAAGAGCTGACTCAAAAGCAACTAAGTAAAGGTATTCTAAGTATTGCGCGTCAAGGCGAAAGCTATGTTGTTATTCCGACAGCAGTAGCGAACAAGATTGCTATGCGCGACGAAGAATCTATCGTTGATACGCAAGCTTCAAGCTCTGATGAAGTGGACGAAGATGACCCGTACAAAGACTTCGTGATCCCAGATGACCTAATGTGGTAATTGCCCGTTAGTACTGAGTAGAAGCACGAATTAAAAATGCAGCTGACAATCCTTCGATTGTGGCTGCATTTTTTGTTTATGAGCTGTGAATCTTCTAGATACTAAATAACTAAATAACTAAATAACTAAATAACTAAATAACTAGTTAGATCATGGTTGAAGCGATCAGGCGTCACCGGGCTTCTCACGTTTGCTGTTCCAACCCATAAAGTTGTAAAGGTTGTAACGAGCAAAGCCCAATTGTTCATGCAGTGCAAAGTCTGTAACTGTGAAGTTGTACCATAATGGTAACCATGAAATCTGGGCAGCCATGTAGTCGGCTCGCACTGGAACGACGTTTAATCCAAAATGATTAAAGTAGAGTTCACTACGACGAATATGCAGCCCAGATGAAACAAGAACAATGTTGTCGAACTGGTGATGCTTCGTTAGATCACTGGTGAGCTGCGCATTTTTCCAAGTGTTGACACTATTCGGTTCTTGGATGATGTCGGCGAGTGGAACGCCGAGTCTCAGCAACTGCTGTTGATAAACTTCCGCTTCGGTAACACCATTATTTTGTGCATCTCCACCACTAACGATCACTTTGCATATGGTTTGAGCCTTCGAACAGTTTTTATATTGGCTTGCCGTTTCATTGATGCGACCAAACGAGAAAAAGGTCGGCTCAAATTCTTGTGTACTTACGATGAGTTGAGTACCAGCACCAAGTAAGACAATGGCATTGTGAGAGATCCACTGAATGTCAGGTTTACGCTCATAATTGGCTTGCAAGTCGTTTAGTAGATAGCGAGGAATTAAACCAGAACCAATCAACATAAATAAAGAGATAAGAAGAAGTTTGATAAAGCTAGAGGTTTTTCGCCACTGAAGTAAACGTGTAACGCCAACGAATACCAGAAGAAGTAATAATATAATAAAGCTCATGAAGGTCCTGTTATCGAACGGATGTCGGAATGATGGGCATGCTTGAAGCGTCGCATCATATATCAGTTCTACTGATATTTAACAGTCAACCTATTGCGGCATTGAACAAATATGGTGTTTTGCGTTATAGAATGTGGATGCTTGTAAAGTAATAAACAAAAACGCTTTATTATTGTTCGTTTATTGATGTCTAAATATAGGCTTGAAAATAATAAGGACATTTACATCTTGTTCATCTTTTATTCTATGAGTACGAGGTTCTTCTATTAATTTTAATCGAATATTGAAAACCTTGTTCTATGCTATTAAACAAAACAAAACAAAACAAATAAACAAGCAATAAAAAACCGATGCATGTGCATCGGTTTTTTGTTTAACGAGACTCAAGTTATGAATCAATCGAACCTATTAAGCGTTCGCTTGTTCCAAATCTTGCTGCTTGTCCTTTTTACTCAATAGGCGGCTTGTGATTGTACCGGCTGTCATTGCGCCAGATACGTTAAGCGCTGTACGTGCCATATCGATAAGTGGCTCGATAGAGATAAGCAGTGCTGCGATAGTCACAGGAAGACCCATCGCGGGTAGTACGATAAGTGCCGCGAACGTTGCACCGCCACCAACGCCAGCAATACCGAAAGAGCTCACTGTGATAATCGCAATCAGAGACAGAATGAAGTTGATGTCCATTGGGTCGATGCCTACTGTTGGCGCAACCATGACTGCTAGCATTGCAGGGTAGATACCCGCACAGCCATTTTGACCAATTGTTGCACCGAAAGATGCTGACAGGTTTGCAATCGCTGGTGGGACGTTTAGCTTAGTGATTTGAGCTTCAACGTTCAGTGGAATCGTTGCTGCAGAACTACGAGACGTGAAAGCGAACGTTAGAACAGGCCAGATTTTTTGGAAGTACTCTTTCGGGTTTACACCAACAAAAGAAACCAACACACCGTGAACGACGAACATCAGGATAATAGCGACGTAAGAAGCAACGATGAACCCCAGTAGACTTAGGATGTCAGAAGCACTTGATGTTGCGACTACTTTCGCCATTAACGCAGCGATGCCGTATGGCGTGAGTGCCATGATCATCTTAACTAAGCGCATAACGATAGATTGAGCCGCTTCAACGAACGTACGGATTGGAGATTCTAATTCTTCTTTCTCTGCCATCACCTTACGAGCAGCAATACCCGTTAGCACGCCAAAGATAACTACCGCGATGATAGAGGTAGAGCGAGCCCCTGTTAGATCAGCAAACGGGTTGGTCGGAATGAAACTAACCAGCATTTGTGGAATGGTTAGGTCTGAAACACTTCCCATGCGGCTTTCTAGTGTCGCGATACGTGCTGTTTCACGAGCGCCTTCTGTTAAACCTTCAGCAGACAAGCCGAACGCTTGAGTTACAACAATACCAACAATCGCAGAAATTGCCGTTGTTGCTAGCAATACCGAAATGGTGATGCCAGAAATCTTACCTAGTGAACCGCCTTTCTCAAGCTTCACTACTGCCGCAATCATTGAAACTAACACTAATGGCATGATGACCATTTTTAGTAGGCCAACGTAACCACGACCAACAATGTTTACCCAGTCGAGCGTCTCTTTGATAACAGGATTGCCTTCACCAAATAGCAGTTGAAGACCAAGGCCAAAAGCACTACCGAAAACTAAACCGAGTAAAACGAGGCGTGAAAGCGTGTTTTCTTTTTTCTGCTGTCCGTAGAGAAAAAAGAGGATACCAGTGAATACCGCTAAGGCAGCGATAGCTGAAAATGACATTGTTTTTCCTTATGAATAAACTTGAATCGATAGGGCGATTAGATATATGGGCGCAAATACTGTTAGCTAAAATAGCGACCTGTATCAAAACGTAAAATAAGGAAAAGTAATTTATTAGAACGATTAGTAATATCCACCCAATGGGTTGGATGGATATTCAACATTGTGGTGAATAGATAGACGTTTTATCGATATTTCGCTAATAAATTAAGCATGTCAGTTGAGGTGTAAATTTCGATACTTTGGAAATTATTTTCGAACAATCGGAATAATATTGCTTTAGCTACATCTTCCGATTGGATAGGGCGTAGGTTTTTGAATTTTCCAAACATTAAGGGAGAGAGGAGAGGGAAAACACGTTGCAGGAGTTTTTCATCAGCTCTTGGTTCATCCCGTTCACCAACCAGCGGACCCGGACGAGCGATGAAAAGCTGCTTGAAGCCAATACGTTTTAGGTTTTGCTCCATTTGCCCCTTACAGCGCAGGTAGTGTGAATAGGAGTCTGGCGAAGCGCCATAGCTAGAAACGACTGCGACACGTTGAACGCCAAGAAATTTCATCGACTGTGCCACCTGGCTAACCAGTTCTACATCGATCTTTCGCAGCGCTTCTTT harbors:
- the sbcB gene encoding exodeoxyribonuclease I; this translates as MSSDNQPTYFFFDYETWGVSPAKDRPSQFAGVRTDQDFNVIGEPLVIYCQPPADYLPAPEAALITRITPQKAASQGLPEPEFIAKIHAELAKPNTTSLGYNSIRFDDEVTRYTCYRNFIDPYAWSWQNGNSRWDLLDVMRAVHALRPEGIVWPENEEGYPSFKLEHLSVANGIEHENAHDAMADVIATIELAKKLKAAQPKMFDYLYNMRHKRKLNDLVDIVNMTPLMHVSGMFGRDCNYTSWVVPMAWHPTNQNAVIVIDLAKDPSPLLELDADELRERLYTKRSELGEDELPVPIKLVQLNKCPILAPAKTLTAENAETIGIDRQQCLKNLALLREHPEIREKLIGLYSQEREYEKSDDVDTHLYDGFFSPADKAAMNIIRETDPNNLAALDITFSDERIKPLLFRYRARNFPWTLDEAEQLKWANHCREFYESRLEEYMLNLENLAHEHESDEKKMAILKAVYQYVEKLAS
- a CDS encoding sterol desaturase family protein, which encodes MNIDALINHPEWLLLVLAPLFVVCMLAEYFIGQKQGRLPDNSSYRLSEVMCNFTLAGMHQLSDLLTGLLVVQLYLWMFGWRLIDIEMGVLSFIVLMVLQDFCYYWFHRASHRVRWMWAAHVAHHSSEQMNFSTAFRQSLMYPFAGMWLFWVPLVIIGFDPKWVIFVVLLNLGLQFFVHTQWIRSLGPLEYIFNTPSHHRVHHGKNPKYIDKNYAGVLIIWDKLFSTFEPEVETVRYGVTKPVNSFNPIVVTFQEWKVIFKDLRNRELTIKQKVQLILSPPSD
- a CDS encoding DUF2804 domain-containing protein → MIKTNPAPYSLIDSNGQPAIGHFDGIPKQLNIENFDYRNSMDSKANSWQKHFHYKQFQFVSIVTDTHIIGAAIADIRYLGSAFCYLYDIESNKLEECAWLRPLGFDKQVTPSPFEGKTSIAGQSITFDIETGQWRVRLNTKLIKADIALEPETDSLPMAMCSPTGYSGWTYTQKHNALRISGDIQIKGTSLNLTQARAGYDFSSGYMRRETSWRWASINTQSNGTDIGLNLAAGVNETGGCENVLWVNGTRHLLNPVQFTFSRQDTSLPWQISSQDGRINLTFTPLNNRSEKLNLWLLKSNFRQFIGHFSGSIEDNNGVTHRLDGVLGLTEDHFARW
- a CDS encoding AraC family transcriptional regulator, encoding MDIIAEYKPTGHRHQLGTLDIVLLLKTLEQRGLDIERLLNDVGLSNMDWRDPHGKLTYADKLTLFSAANQSFPHDGLGLWLGEHASLSHFGVLGYALSTSQNVGEAIKSGFKYLRLNGPIFSVKLFLDSEQAVIQIENTLEVGDLLPFCSEYFLSSIVSLFKELTGHELDIYTLVLPYARPNYTKLYDNRFQCPVIFEQNYCELRFDVSVLSQTLFSHDAATLKRYLASCQSIVETLDSEHLLTNQIKTIFYQTAGRFPNIEQLAEEFGCSSRTLRRELATHDSSYQALLTEVRVELAKELLLGTTMSIDDIGDRLGYSDPANFRRAFKGWLNKTPAQFRGSLSTSG
- a CDS encoding DUF2058 domain-containing protein: MAKLTLQEQMLKAGLVNEKKLKKAKKGSKKSRVQSREAKAAAEETKLAQQAKDKELNQQLKEQQLSKEIKAQVKQLIEMNKIEQKNGEIKYNFTDGTLVKYLYVEELTQKQLSKGILSIARQGESYVVIPTAVANKIAMRDEESIVDTQASSSDEVDEDDPYKDFVIPDDLMW
- a CDS encoding YdcF family protein; the protein is MSFIILLLLLVFVGVTRLLQWRKTSSFIKLLLISLFMLIGSGLIPRYLLNDLQANYERKPDIQWISHNAIVLLGAGTQLIVSTQEFEPTFFSFGRINETASQYKNCSKAQTICKVIVSGGDAQNNGVTEAEVYQQQLLRLGVPLADIIQEPNSVNTWKNAQLTSDLTKHHQFDNIVLVSSGLHIRRSELYFNHFGLNVVPVRADYMAAQISWLPLWYNFTVTDFALHEQLGFARYNLYNFMGWNSKREKPGDA
- a CDS encoding L-cystine transporter; protein product: MSFSAIAALAVFTGILFFLYGQQKKENTLSRLVLLGLVFGSAFGLGLQLLFGEGNPVIKETLDWVNIVGRGYVGLLKMVIMPLVLVSMIAAVVKLEKGGSLGKISGITISVLLATTAISAIVGIVVTQAFGLSAEGLTEGARETARIATLESRMGSVSDLTIPQMLVSFIPTNPFADLTGARSTSIIAVVIFGVLTGIAARKVMAEKEELESPIRTFVEAAQSIVMRLVKMIMALTPYGIAALMAKVVATSSASDILSLLGFIVASYVAIILMFVVHGVLVSFVGVNPKEYFQKIWPVLTFAFTSRSSAATIPLNVEAQITKLNVPPAIANLSASFGATIGQNGCAGIYPAMLAVMVAPTVGIDPMDINFILSLIAIITVSSFGIAGVGGGATFAALIVLPAMGLPVTIAALLISIEPLIDMARTALNVSGAMTAGTITSRLLSKKDKQQDLEQANA
- a CDS encoding NAD-dependent epimerase/dehydratase family protein — its product is MSIYGDKTSVVIAGATGLIGHHVLRLLINEPAVEHIYALSRRALGEQFHSGKLDTLIHNDLQVTSWDDTKATPNLGIICLGTTKKKAGSKEALRKIDVELVSQVAQSMKFLGVQRVAVVSSYGASPDSYSHYLRCKGQMEQNLKRIGFKQLFIARPGPLVGERDEPRADEKLLQRVFPLLSPLMFGKFKNLRPIQSEDVAKAILFRLFENNFQSIEIYTSTDMLNLLAKYR